The following are encoded together in the Lactuca sativa cultivar Salinas chromosome 1, Lsat_Salinas_v11, whole genome shotgun sequence genome:
- the LOC111885978 gene encoding sphingoid long-chain bases kinase 1, with the protein MQNSGSLPKSNSLKTPQQSLRRLNFCSQISTGQQTSPVVFPEKRTKGKVSKRNDVTANNNDSKNSKREEHKIDIGDEQSDLLGYEVISGKLVLDKRKTIKATDSQNSTETSHLDSIDAKLTSRALVWGSHVLTLDDVISVSYSYGMRHFIVHSYPIKKRSYSLSCFLKSGRSRKDFCFLASTPDEAFLWVTGFADQHCFVNCSPHPMVSSKKQDSEILATDFSYRHIKSKSPPRMLVILNPRSGRGRSSKVFHNLVEPIFKLAGFKLEVVKTTSAGHARNLAFSVDFSTCPDGIICVGGDGIVNEVLNGLLCRDNQKEAISIPIGIIPAGSDNSLVWTVLGVRDPVSAALAIVKGGLTATDVFAVEWIQTGVIHFGMTVSYFGFVSDVLELSERYQKRFGPLRYFVAGVLKFLCLPKYTYELEYLPASKQKSDLERKILAEKDTVDMSDLYTDIMKRSEGGGIPRASSLSSIDSIMTPGRTPLEPTTEPSDYVRAIDQKSKRLSSGRPNVTSEPEVIQTSSTPNWPRTRSKSRADKGWSGLTDPTRSSWGNLGGNDKEDISSTMSDPGPIWDTEPKWDTEPNANNWEMENPIQLPLPGPGPVVGVGPATETGVGVGVVLDLEENWVVKKGKFLGILVCNHSCKTVQSLSSQVVAPKAEHDDNTLDLLLVHGSGRLRLLRFFLLLQMGRHLSLPYVEYIKVKSVKLKPGKSTHNGCGIDGELFRVSGQVVSSLLPDQCRLIGRAPSSSVKGL; encoded by the exons ATGCAGAACAGTGGCAGTCTTCCCAAGAGCAATTCCTTAAAAACCCCTCAACAATCACTTCGTCGCCTCAACTTTTGCTCTCAAATATCAACTGGTCAACAAACTTCTCCTGTTGTCTTCCCTGAGAAACGTacaaaaggaaaagtttcaaaacGAAATGATGTCACTGCCAACAACAATGATTCCAAAAATTCAAAGAGGGAAGAACACAAGATTGATATTGGAGATGAACAATCTGACTTACTGGGATATGAGGTCATTTCTGGAAAGCTAGTTTTGGATAAAAGAAAGACCATCAAAGCTACTGATTCACAAAACTCAACAGAAACCTCACACCTGGATTCCATTGATGCTAAACTAACAAGCAGGGCTTTGGTTTGGGGTTCTCATGTTTTAACCCTTGATGATGTCATTTCA GTGTCATACAGCTATGGGATGAGACATTTTATAGTGCATTCATACCCTATAAAAAAGCGATCCTACAGTCTTTCTTGTTTCTTGAAATCTGGAAGAAGTAGGAAAGATTTTTGCTTTTTGGCTTCTACACCAGATGAAGCTTTTCTATGGGTTACAGGGTTTGCAGATCAACATTGTTTTGTGAATTGTTCACCTCACCCTATGGTATCTTCAAAGAAACAAGATTCTGAAATATTGGCTACTGATTTTTCTTATAGACATATTAAAAGTAAAAGTCCACCTAGGATGCTTGTTATCTTAAATCCTAGGTCTGGACGTGGTCGCTCCAGTAAAGTTTTTCACAATTTGGTTGAACCTATATTTaag CTTGCAGGGTTTAAGCTTGAGGTAGTGAAGACAACGTCTGCAGGCCATGCTAGAAATCTAGCTTTCAGTGTTGATTTCAGTACATGTCCTGATG GAATTATATGTGTGGGAGGCGATGGAATTGTGAATGAG GTTTTGAATGGTCTTCTTTGTAGAGATAATCAGAAAGAAGCTATTTCTATTCCAATTGGAATCATTCCTGCTGGCTCTGATAATTCTTTAGTGTGGACTGTTCTTGGAGTTAGGGATCCAGTTTCTGCTGCTTTAGCTATAGTCAAG GGTGGTCTCACTGCTACAGATGTATTTGCTGTCGAATGGATTCAAACTGGTGTCATTCATTTTGGAATGACCGTTTCCTACTTCGGCTTTGTTAGTGATG TATTGGAACTTTCGGAAAGATACCAAAAGCGATTCGGTCCGCTCCGTTACTTTGTGGCGGGAGTTTTGAAATTCCTCTGCTTACCAAAATACACGTACGAACTCGAATACCTTCCGGCATCCAAACAAAAATCGGATCTCGAAAGAAAAATATTAGCAGAGAAAGACACAGTCGACATGTCGGACTTATACACAGACATCATGAAAAGATCCGAAGGAGGTGGAATCCCACGCGCCTCATCTCTCTCAAGCATTGACTCCATCATGACACCTGGGCGGACCCCACTCGAACCAACCACCGAACCCTCCGATTACGTCCGAGccattgaccaaaagtcaaagcGGTTATCCTCGGGTCGACCCAACGTGACCTCCGAACCCGAAGTCATCCAAACCTCATCCACCCCGAACTGGCCGCGAACCCGGTCAAAGTCCCGGGCGGATAAAGGGTGGAGCGGGTTGACCGACCCAACCCGGTCTTCATGGGGGAATTTAGGGGGAAACGACAAGGAAGATATTTCGTCTACGATGTCGGATCCAGGTCCCATTTGGGATACGGAGCCGAAGTGGGACACGGAGCCGAACGCGAATAATTGGGAGATGGAGAATCCGATACAGTTGCCGTTGCCGGGCCCTGGCCCTGTTGTGGGTGTGGGCCCGGCAACTGAGACTGGGGTTGGGGTTGGGGTTGTGTTGGATTTGGAGGAGAATTGGGTTGTGAAAAAAGGAAAGTTTTTGGGGATTCTTGTGTGTAATCATTCGTGTAAAACGGTTCAATCTTTGAGTTCTCAAGTGGTGGCACCGAAAGCCGAACATGACGACAACACGTTGGATTTGTTGTTGGTTCATGGGAGTGGGCGGTTAAGGTTGTTGAGATTCTTCTTGCTTCTTCAAATGGGCCGACATCTTTCGCTTCCTTATGTTGAATACATCAAG GTTAAGTCGGTGAAGCTGAAGCCGGGAAAGAGTACGCACAATGGATGTGGGATTGACGGGGAGCTTTTTAGGGTGTCGGGGCAAGTTGTGTCGTCATTACTTCCGGATCAATGTAGGTTGATTGGTCGTGCTCCGAGTAGTAGTGTGAAAGGACTATAA